TGGGTGGCATAGGCCTAACCAAACACTGCCCCAGGAGTCTGCTAACAGAAGTCTGGGCAAAGCTGTAAACGAGCTCTGACGCATCGTCCTTTGACAGCTTCCTCAGTGCTGGCTTTGGCAGCGCTGGTTGAGAGAGGCTTCTGTGGCCAGTCGTGGATTGAAGCTGGCGGCTTATGGTTATCTCCTGAATGAGACCATGGACCTTTGCGATCAGGTTGCCAGACGCATCTTGAAGGGCTTCAATTGACAGGAGTCTATCCAGATTTTCTTCTGCTGAAGTCATCTCTGGGTCGTCTGTCTTCAATGTGTCCATTATAGTTTTCACTATGAGACTGGTGTCAGATATGTTTATTTCTTGTTGACTCACAAGCGCTGACTGTGAACCTGTCTTGTCCATTGCGTTAGAGGTATGGCATTCTGTCCTTGTGATCTCATTGGCAGCACTCATGTCAGGCAACAGGTCAAGGCTCTCCAGTAGAGAGTCTAACATGTTAGTGGCTATCAAACACTCCTCACTTGCATTCTGCCCAACAGATGAACTCTCAGTTGGCCAATCCTTTGCAGTTTTGCTAAAGCCTTCTTGGCTGACTGCCACTGTTCTGTCTTGTAGAGCCACAAGAGGTTCACAACTTGCACTCAATCCACTACCATGGAGAGGAGAGGTTCTCTTCAAACTGGTGTCGCTCACAACCGACATACTCCTGGGGGGCAGAGTGACATCCTCACTGCATGTGTCAATTACATGGTGGTCTGTGGAGGAGCCACTCGAAGACACAAGGGCTTTAGACCTTTTAGTCAAACTGACTTTTGAAAATGGCTTCTCACTTCTCACAGACGGAGGGCGGTTCCTGTCCTTAACAAGAGCAGTGTCAGGGGACTTTGAGCATCTGAGTGTCTCCACAGGGGTGGAGTCCAGCACATCTTTGGCTATGGTGACTGACATGGTCTAACCTTTACTCTGTGGTACAAGGTTTGAGCAGCATCCAATAAGGTGTCAAAGACAACTCTGGGACTGCAGCTTTTTCTCTCCTAGTGGGAAGGAGTCTGCGTCATCCTCTATGTACTGGGATAGACTTTCAAGGTCTTGCATGATCATATTCACTATATCTTTAGTTGTAGAAACCACATGGTGTGAGAAGGTGCTGCTAGGCATGCACTGTGGCAAAGAACAGTTGGCTTCGCTAGCAGCTCTGATAATGGCCTCACGCACAATCTGTTTGGCCGTAGCTTGGAACTCAGCACTGTGAAAGCTCTGGATGGAAATGTTAGAGGTTCTGCTGGCTGCACTACGAGATCGCGTGAGCTTGGCAATCTCGGCTGAGGCTCTCCAATTTCGAAATTGAGTCCATCTTCTGGTTGAAGTCTCCACCCTCCGCACGAGAATACCTTTTTGATGATCCCTTTAGTGCAGGTGTCGAGGGTGAGCTGGTGGGCTGAGGACATTTTAAGAGGTATTACTGTCCGTCTTCTGTACAGGAGATACCTCCACAGTGGTCTCAGTTACAAGTAGTCTAATGTCATAGAGCTCGATTTGGATAATTTTTGCCTCAGAAGGTGAGGGGCGAAAAGCTTCCTCAGTTTGTCCAGGGTTTTGGTATAAATCTTCTGGGAACCTGAACTCACTTCCACCCAGAACATTTTGCGACCGGATTTTGTACGCATGGAGGCCTTATTGACCTGAGATACCTTATGCAGGTCGGAAATAATTCCACCAAATAGATCAGAAGATGCCTCCTCAATATTCTCAGCGGAAACACAGACAGAACTTCCGACAGTTTCCCACAAGTGTCAGTTTCATCCAGCACGCCAGTATATGTCACAGCTGCATCCTGAATGACCTGAGTGATGCATTGCTCAGCTTTGACGATATACCCCTCCACTGGTTGACCATGGAGGATGTCAACTTTATCAACAGGGAGCACATTCTGAATACTCACATTCTCCTCTGATGGGGGTGGGCTGTTGAAGATAATGCTCTCAGTGACCATGTTAGAGGAGGCGAGAGATGAGTCGAGAAGCAGAGACCTGTAATGTTGAGGTGGAGATCTCTGGGTGCTTTATCATAGCAGCCTCCTCCAAAATGGCTATCCATGTCCTCAAAGGTCTCTACCAGAGACGATAGTAGGTCTCTGGCTGACAGGTCGGTTGGTCTCTGGTTCTCAAGCTCCATTTTGATTGATTGGCAGACAGTTGCAACAGCAGCGCCACAACACAACTGCTTCAAGGTGGAGTCAGAAATAGATGATGACAGATCTGTCATGGACATGGTGGAGAGTTGACTCTCAGAGACAAAGGGTCTGAGTTTGACAGACACCTGTCTGACCAAGTCCCTAGCAAGAGCTCTCATATCTATTGCTCCACTAGCTGAGTTGTAGGAGCAGGCACTCTGGCCTTGACGGGCTCCTGCTATCCAAAAATCCTGTTATCCCAAAAACCTCAAGTACAAGATCCACAACTCTGTTGTCGGACAGAAATTTACTTGGATGAGACTTTTGGCCGTGCGCAATATGCTCTGTGGCATGGGAATACATCTTAGCAGACACCATGCTTAGCATTTATTGGGCAAACTGCTGACTTGCTGAGATACTACCAGACAGCGGACCTAGAGTTCCCTGACAAACTTTGCATTAGCTCAGCCAATCTGGAGTTGAGAAGGTTCATTACCAACTCTACAATACCCATCATAAACCTGGTGTCCGTTGGTATTTTGACAGGTCTGTATTTCTCCCGTCTACTCCAACTGGATGACAGTACGATGTCACTCTGCGACTGGCCTCTCTGGACCATGTTGAAGACAGAATCCTCAGAGATTCCAAACACAGAACTCAGTGGTGCCGAGTGGGGTCTGTGTCTCATCTCTCTATCACCACCCTCAGTTGAGGAGACATATCGCTCTTCGTCATCACTCAGCAAAGAGGTCATGGACCTGCAGAATGCACAACAGAAATGAAATAGTACATggtaacaaaataaaaaacatgatccaagaatttgggacacacactcaaccttgttattgttattcaaAGGAAGCATTGTGAACCATCTCAAATGACACTCACGACCAAATATTAACATTTAGAGTAAACCTTTTAGAGTGGTTGTGTAGTATTTCTCACTAAGTGGATCTGGAATGGATATTTGTACTAATAAAAAGGGACATGGGAATAATGTTTTTAGAAAGACCTacaggaggggataggggtaggtacccgtgagaggaggggataggggtaggtacctgtgagaggaggggaaaggcgTGGGAGTTTGTGTGCTGCAAGTAGTTCTTGAACTGATGCGTCTACTGGGTCCACCACGAAAGCTGAATCTGACGCTGCGGCCAAGAGAGCTCACTTCTCTAGCCTCATTACTTCCTGATCCAGAAGAGCTTGACCTGCATGGTGAGGTCAAGGGCGGGAACGACCACAGTGGATGTAGACTCCATCACCCAATTTGTAATATCCATGCACCTAGCACTAAACTCATCTCTGCTCATCTGAAATGTTAAAAGACCGTACAGAGTTAGTTTGTTAATAACGGGGCTGCACTGCTGCACCATGTGTTTACTCAAGCTAGTCAATTAAAGCAGTggtttatttacttttctgctcttttgcacaccagtatctctacttgcacatcatcatctgctcatttatcactccagtgttaatctgctaaattgtaattctttgctactatggcctattttttttgcctacctcctcatgccgtttgcacacactgtatatagactttctttttttcctactctgtcattgacttgtttattgtgttattggcatgtttattgtttattccatgtgtaactgtgttgttgtctgtgtcacactgctttgctctatcttggccaggtcgcagttgtaaatgagaacttgttctcaactagcccacctggttaaataaaagtgaaataaataaaaaatgcatgGGGAAGCCAAAGAGCAACTAACTCATCCTTCATGTCCTGCACAAAGGTGTGTAGGTCTGGGTAGCTTCTCTTTCCCCTGCTGAGGGTGAGGCTGGTCTGGGAGGCTGCAGCCTTGCGGGTCATGGTAGTGAAGGTCACCACTGCAGCCTGATGGGGAAGACAGAAAGCAGAGTTAGGCTGGAATTGAATCAAATTCGCCATGCAGTGTTAACGCAATGTCTGTTTACGAACTACTGTCTGCGTGCACAaacagacatgtacacacacacacacacactgttatctgGAAGCATTTACCTTTGCCACTCGTTCAGTCTCCTGGTATTGAGATGGCCCGGCTGTTTCTACATCATCACTCTCCTGCATCACACTCTCTCCTTCGACCTCCAGTGTCAGTTGATGTGGCTGTCTTCAGATCAACCTGATTTAACTCACTCTCTCCTTTGGCCTCCTAGATTAGAAGATCTTTATAAGCTAAAGCTTGGGAAATTCATTTGGCATTTTAATCTTCACTGCGTAATTAAAACGCAATGCATCATACCTCCTGTGACTGGGATGGGATGACAATGGCCTCGTCCAACTCACTCTCTCCTTCAACCTTCTATGACTGAGACGTGCCATCTGTCTTCAGATCAGCCTCCTGCatctcaatctctccatcagCTTCTAGTGACAGAGTTGGGATATGTCTCTAGAACAGCCTCTTCCAACTTGGTCTGTCTCTCAGCCTCTCTGATCTGTGTCTAGATACAGAAAAAGGAATCTATCTAAGGTCACATGTTATAACATGCTATAATGTGAGTGTGAGGATGTGTTCCAATTATAGAATTCGAATCATAGAAGTAAAATGAATCATTCTAGAATTTGAATAGATTCACTCAAATTCTATGGTTCCAATACTCTGAGATGACTCGGCCTATCCAGAGTCATATATTTAGAGAATTCTGCCAACTTTTAGGCAGGACTCCATGTTAGCGCCTTTGAGCCTTTCATTTAACATTTTTAAATATGTCAATTATTAAATAATGTTCAGTTACATAGCATTGTTAAAAATGTCAATATTGCCCATGGGGAGCCAGCTCTCATATGGATATGTTTGATTATACTGTGTCGTGTAATGTATACATATTGATGTAAATGCAACATAATGCAGATATTTGAATGTCCCAACTTTCCAAATACATGGCTCTGGGCCTACCTCTCCATAGGTGGTGATCTTTGACCTACTACAGAATCTGTATTTGTAGGCCTATGTGATCCTGTAACCAGTCATTAAGGTACATCACTTACCTGACTTCCTTAACAACATCACTGTCATTGATGGGGTTATCCAGGTCCATGAGGGTGAGGTTATTCCCACTGATTCCTGAAAGACAGCACTTATTTTGGCCagatagagtaccacagtatgagtcataatacccataaaacctagcggtcaaacagtgaaatggttccaattgtttttccaccattccaTTTTCACATAGGggatttttagaaacacttaaaataagggctgtggttcaggtaggcttaccctggtgtgacagTTTGATATCTGTGTAAATCTCTAGgtcaaggtgacttttatcaatatatttgcctgtatttaccaaaacatgaaatgctaattagctgctaatgtggttataaagaactacaaatgtcaTTACAATCATGCTGATGGAGGCAAAAGTAAGAATCTCTTAACtatgttagctaaatgtaatgaataaattggctgCATTTCTTTAAAAATGGACAACTCTGGACTGTTAAGTGCAAGTTTTAAATAGATACaaaacctgttagcaaaggtgtcagctagagatgaagtttaggagcttgcagggatttgtagttttgcatgtctactttgatgctaattagcattttctaaTCTGAGAGGAAATGGAGCcgaaatatattgataaaagtcaccttgtccgtgagagatttacatggttataaAAACGTAAAAAATGACTCCACCATTTCCcggtttgaccgctaggttttatgggtattatgacaactTTACTGTGGGGCTCTTTTCACTGGTTGGTCGTTTTGTCTCGATGTTTATTgcaaacaaatacatttgcacaatgagcccTTGTCTGAAATACATTGTTTCAGATGCTGTTGGTTAGCTAGGTAGTGACTTTTAACCATTGtgtagcagtgtgatgttgttcccctagattatgcaccaagttgcacacaaggaccaattcaaataggtcaggtcaagaggggatgttaataatttgataataattcagtgtatttctttatttaattACAGCTGCATAGCTAATGTTTTTCTTTAGTGTACAAACACTTTCACGTCTATTGTACATGTGATTGTAaaagttttgtatattttggtttggccATCGTGGGTTATATGTATTTCCTTACCCCCTTATTGTTATTTtgcctgagagctaggactgagccataatgtgtgttgtctcttcgtgtgcagggcaaataaaaataattcaacTAGCAGACCTTCAGTTGTGGCAGCGTCCTTTTAATAAGTAGTGCACTagcctacatagggaatagcgtgCTATTTACGACGTAAATATGAGGGTGGTGTTATAACCCTTGACCCACAGCAGATTCTAACGTACCTTTAACCAACTGTCAAGACTCCCCGGCCATAGACTTTGTAGTTTGATATTAAACATTTAATCCACAGTAATATAATTGAGAATTAAAAAATAACATGCCTACCTTGAACACTTTCTTCTCCATGTCGTTGCAAAAAATGAACGCTCCTACAGCACGAGACTAACAATGCTGTACAGATTTGGGTTGAAAGCTCACCCATGGAAATCCTGCCAGTTTTAAATAAATGTAGGCTATTATTGCAATGTTGAGGATGCAAtgcaaaataaaatacataaccCACACCGTTAGGCCAATTTATCACTTTGCCAATAAGAGACCATTCTTGTTCCTTGTAGCCTTTCTTTTGGGTTATTGGCACCAGTCATTGCCTGATACCTAGAAATGGACTTATACTGCGGTTGTCACATAAAACAGAAACCATAGTTCATTATTAAATAACATAACTCATTTCTTTTATTACTCATAAAATATACAGCAATCTTCAGATAGTGAAATAATTCATGGAAGTTTCAAATTGTCACTATTTCATATGTACATGCTAGTTTCATCCTTTTAGAAGATAGATAAGGAAACAACAACCTGTGAACCTCCTGTTCCTGATTTGATGAACATAGCAAATGTATTGTACATATTTCCAGTTAAAATGATCTTCAAAAAGAGACAAACGGGGATTTGAACAAGCAATCACATAAAAGGATTGAGTGGTTTCATTTTTTGAAGTTAAAGCAAGCAAAACCTGTCAAAAACATTGATTATAAGATCAAAGACAAATAAGATATTTATTTTCCAACAGAAGAAAATCTAAATGCTGCTGTCCTACCATTGGTGTACAGTGTTTCTCCTCTCCAAGGGAGACATGTTTTCCACCTCACATGCCTCGGAATAGTATCAGTGCTTTTCACGAACGTTGTAGTACTTAGTGTGCATCATTGTTTTCGCTCATACAGCTGCCCTTACTCTCCTAACCTCCCCTCAGTAACTAACGAAGGCACAAAATGACATATCACAAGAAAGAATACATGAATGAATAATTTACTTTCTAGAGGGCAAAGGACAGGTAGGTTTAATAACACATGTAATATTTCTCAATTTAAAAAAGTCCTGTTGCTCACATACCGGTATGCAaaactacatcccaaatggcaccctatttcctttagagtgcactgcttttgaccagaaccctatgggccctgttcaacagtagtgtactattcagtatagggaatagggttccatttaatCTTTGAAATTACTCATGAGAGCAAATACTACAATTTGTTGTTTCCCACAGAGCTTAAGACATAAATGATTTTATTAAAATGTGTTCATATAAAATGTATGATTTCCCCTCCTCCCACATGGATTACAGACAAGAGGCTAGTGGCGTTCTGACTGTCTTAGTGTGCGGATAAACATGACAATCACTCTCATGAAACATCACTCCTTATGTTTTTTCTCAGCCCAATTTCTagtaaaaacaagttttaaaaaggcttcttccacatcttttggtccctgtctgttttgctctcAGTGAAGTGCTACTATCCCCTTGGACTACAGGTTATTGCCATCATAAGGTTTGCCAGACAGTTTCTACCGTTTAGGACCTTTGTGGGTAAAGGTAAAGATGGGGTATAGCAGCAGCAGTTCCTCTGAAGTCCAGTATCTGCTGGAAGGGAACCTGGTGGTACGAGAGAATGAGTGTGGGCCAGCCAGCCTGTTGCACCTCCTACTTTTCTCTATTTGCGGGACTCTTAAGGCTCCTGTGCGGACTGTCTTGGCTCGTGCCCTCCCAAAGCTGGCTATGGTGATTTAAGACacggtgtgtgtatttgtttgtggcCTCTGCCCCACTTCGCTGTCCATCCGCCTGCACTTGCCTCCCTTCTTCCTGGGCAGCGACCACCACCACTCTCAGTACGTCTCCGAGTCTGAGTCGTTGAGTTCCTCATCCTTGTAGAAGCCTTCGTCGTGGCCGCGGTGTCCGATGTTGTTGAAGCTGCAGTAGGAGCTGTGTTCGCTGCGCAGCACAGGCAGGCTGTCGAAGGTAACACTCTTGGAGGGGCTGGTGGTGTAGTGGTTAATGGCACTGAAGGTCAGGCTGGGTGCCGGGGTGCAGGGGGACACGGGCATCATGGTGGCCAGGATCAGCGCCAGGCAGTCCGCCACGTCTTTGTTGGGTGCGCAGGCCAAGGCAGGCGTGTAACCTGAGGGGTACAAACAACCACAGAGGATAACTTCAGGAGCATCACTGTTTACTACAACAGTTTTGGTGAAAAACATGAAATAACTTGGCATCTCCTAGCCTGGTGTTAAGACAAGTGGGAAGctgggaggtgctcttattctccatggactttagtgtcccagaactttccAAGCAGTGGATTAGAGAGAAACATTTGTGGACACATTGAGAAGAAAAGTCCCAAAGAAAATGGTGTTAGCCTTACAGATCTTACCATTCTCATCGACTGCGAGCACGCTAGCACCCTTCGCTAGCAGCTCTTGCACCACCACGGTCAGACCATTTCTGGCTGCAACGTGTAACGGCCTGAGGGGAAAGTACCATCAGATTAGCCAGCAGAAAATGAGGATACCTCCCAAATGCCagactattccctatatagtgcacttcttctgACCAAGGACCCTATGGCCCAATTAATGCAGCTGAACCATACGTACGTCTGTAAGGCTGCGTTAGTCGAGTTGATGAGGTTCCTGTCTGTAATCTTCTCCAATATCAACAAGGCACTGGTTTCATGCCCCTTTAAAAACAGAGTCAAACATGTCAGACAAAATTCAAACCAGAGAGAACATCCTCTTCATGTGGGGTTGCTCACCTTACTGCAGGCCAGATGAAGAGCAGTGTTCTTGACTGCATCCTGCAGGGTGAGCTCTGCTTTGGCACTGCTCACCAACAGCTCTGAGACAGAGAAACATAAAAGGAATTACATTAGGAAATTAAGCTACTTATTCAAATTGTTGAACTTAAGCCGTCTGGCGAGGCAAAGCGGAGGAGAGGGGACTGCATACCGACAGCGTTGGTTTGTCCGTTCTCAGCAGCCATCATGAGGGAGGTCTTCCCGGAGGCGTCGGGGGAGTTGACCTGGGCATTGTGACCTAGCAGCAGCTGAAGACACTCCACGTGGTCCGTGAAGGCTGCCGCATGC
The genomic region above belongs to Oncorhynchus mykiss isolate Arlee chromosome 3, USDA_OmykA_1.1, whole genome shotgun sequence and contains:
- the LOC110515047 gene encoding uncharacterized protein LOC110515047, with product MSVTIAKDVLDSTPVETLRCSKSPDTALVKDRNRPPSVRSEKPFSKVSLTKRSKALVSSSGSSTDHHVIDTCSEDVTLPPRSMSVVSDTSLKRTSPLHGSGLSASCEPLVALQDRTVAVSQEGFSKTAKDWPTESSSVGQNASEECLIATNMLDSLLESLDLLPDMSAANEITRTECHTSNAMDKTGSQSALVSQQEINISDTSLIVKTIMDTLKTDDPEMTSAEENLDRLLSIEALQDASGNLIAKVHGLIQEITISRQLQSTTGHRSLSQPALPKPALRKLSKDDASELVYSFAQTSVSRLLGQCLVRPMPPTADRVLDQVIKLMTDMVMDSLTDLSKSAMEDGK